The proteins below come from a single Orcinus orca chromosome 6, mOrcOrc1.1, whole genome shotgun sequence genomic window:
- the STMN4 gene encoding stathmin-4 isoform X1 — translation MTLAAYKEKMKELPLVSLFCSCFLADPLNNSSYKYEGWCGRECRRKDESQRRDSTDWRERREQADTVDLNWCVISDMEVIELNKCTSGQSFEVILKPPSFDGVPEFNASLPRRRDPSLEEIQKKLEAAEERRKYQEAELLKHLAEKREHEREVIQKAIEENNNFIKMAKEKLAQKMESNKENREAHLAAMLERLQEKDKHAEEVRKNKELKEEASR, via the exons ATGACCCTCGCGG CCTACAAAGAGAAGATGAAGGAACTCCCGCTGGTGTCCTTGTTCTGCTCCTGTTTCCTGGCAGACCCCCTGAATAATTCATCCTATAAATATGAAG gCTGGTGTGGGAGAGAGTGTAGGAGAAAAGATGAAAGCCAGCGGAGAGACAGTACTgactggagagaaagaagagagcagg CAGACACGGTGGACCTGAACTGGTGTGTAATTTCCGACATGGAAGTCATCGAGCTGAACAAATGCACCTCTGGCCAGTCCTTTGAAGTCATCCTGAAGCCACCCTCCTTTGATGGGGTGCCCGAGTTCAATGCCTCCCTCCCCCGGAGGCGAGACCCATCGCTGGAAGAAATCCAGAAGAAACTGGAAGCGGCTGAGGAGCGAAGGAAG TACCAGGAAGCTGAGCTTCTGAAGCACCTGGCAGAGAAGCGAGAACATGAGCGGGAGGTGATCCAAAAAGCCATTGAGGAAAACAACAACTTCATCAAGATGGCAAAGGAAAAACTGGCTCAGAAGATGGAGTCCAACAAGGAGAACCGGGAGGCCCACCTTGCCGCCATGTTGGAACGGCTGCAAGAGAAG gaCAAGCACGCGGAGGAGGTGCGGAAAAACAAGGAGCTGAAGGAGGAGGCCTCCCGGTAA
- the STMN4 gene encoding stathmin-4 isoform X5 — MKELPLVSLFCSCFLADPLNNSSYKYEADTVDLNWCVISDMEVIELNKCTSGQSFEVILKPPSFDGVPEFNASLPRRRDPSLEEIQKKLEAAEERRKYQEAELLKHLAEKREHEREVIQKAIEENNNFIKMAKEKLAQKMESNKENREAHLAAMLERLQEKDKHAEEVRKNKELKEEASR; from the exons ATGAAGGAACTCCCGCTGGTGTCCTTGTTCTGCTCCTGTTTCCTGGCAGACCCCCTGAATAATTCATCCTATAAATATGAAG CAGACACGGTGGACCTGAACTGGTGTGTAATTTCCGACATGGAAGTCATCGAGCTGAACAAATGCACCTCTGGCCAGTCCTTTGAAGTCATCCTGAAGCCACCCTCCTTTGATGGGGTGCCCGAGTTCAATGCCTCCCTCCCCCGGAGGCGAGACCCATCGCTGGAAGAAATCCAGAAGAAACTGGAAGCGGCTGAGGAGCGAAGGAAG TACCAGGAAGCTGAGCTTCTGAAGCACCTGGCAGAGAAGCGAGAACATGAGCGGGAGGTGATCCAAAAAGCCATTGAGGAAAACAACAACTTCATCAAGATGGCAAAGGAAAAACTGGCTCAGAAGATGGAGTCCAACAAGGAGAACCGGGAGGCCCACCTTGCCGCCATGTTGGAACGGCTGCAAGAGAAG gaCAAGCACGCGGAGGAGGTGCGGAAAAACAAGGAGCTGAAGGAGGAGGCCTCCCGGTAA
- the STMN4 gene encoding stathmin-4 isoform X2, with the protein MKELPLVSLFCSCFLADPLNNSSYKYEGWCGRECRRKDESQRRDSTDWRERREQADTVDLNWCVISDMEVIELNKCTSGQSFEVILKPPSFDGVPEFNASLPRRRDPSLEEIQKKLEAAEERRKYQEAELLKHLAEKREHEREVIQKAIEENNNFIKMAKEKLAQKMESNKENREAHLAAMLERLQEKDKHAEEVRKNKELKEEASR; encoded by the exons ATGAAGGAACTCCCGCTGGTGTCCTTGTTCTGCTCCTGTTTCCTGGCAGACCCCCTGAATAATTCATCCTATAAATATGAAG gCTGGTGTGGGAGAGAGTGTAGGAGAAAAGATGAAAGCCAGCGGAGAGACAGTACTgactggagagaaagaagagagcagg CAGACACGGTGGACCTGAACTGGTGTGTAATTTCCGACATGGAAGTCATCGAGCTGAACAAATGCACCTCTGGCCAGTCCTTTGAAGTCATCCTGAAGCCACCCTCCTTTGATGGGGTGCCCGAGTTCAATGCCTCCCTCCCCCGGAGGCGAGACCCATCGCTGGAAGAAATCCAGAAGAAACTGGAAGCGGCTGAGGAGCGAAGGAAG TACCAGGAAGCTGAGCTTCTGAAGCACCTGGCAGAGAAGCGAGAACATGAGCGGGAGGTGATCCAAAAAGCCATTGAGGAAAACAACAACTTCATCAAGATGGCAAAGGAAAAACTGGCTCAGAAGATGGAGTCCAACAAGGAGAACCGGGAGGCCCACCTTGCCGCCATGTTGGAACGGCTGCAAGAGAAG gaCAAGCACGCGGAGGAGGTGCGGAAAAACAAGGAGCTGAAGGAGGAGGCCTCCCGGTAA
- the STMN4 gene encoding stathmin-4 isoform X3, with product MTLAAYKEKMKELPLVSLFCSCFLADPLNNSSYKYEGWCGRECRRKDESQRRDSTDWRERREQADTVDLNWCVISDMEVIELNKCTSGQSFEVILKPPSFDGVPEFNASLPRRRDPSLEEIQKKLEAAEERRKYQEAELLKHLAEKREHEREVIQKAIEENNNFIKMAKEKLAQKMESNKENREAHLAAMLERLQEKAPPAAR from the exons ATGACCCTCGCGG CCTACAAAGAGAAGATGAAGGAACTCCCGCTGGTGTCCTTGTTCTGCTCCTGTTTCCTGGCAGACCCCCTGAATAATTCATCCTATAAATATGAAG gCTGGTGTGGGAGAGAGTGTAGGAGAAAAGATGAAAGCCAGCGGAGAGACAGTACTgactggagagaaagaagagagcagg CAGACACGGTGGACCTGAACTGGTGTGTAATTTCCGACATGGAAGTCATCGAGCTGAACAAATGCACCTCTGGCCAGTCCTTTGAAGTCATCCTGAAGCCACCCTCCTTTGATGGGGTGCCCGAGTTCAATGCCTCCCTCCCCCGGAGGCGAGACCCATCGCTGGAAGAAATCCAGAAGAAACTGGAAGCGGCTGAGGAGCGAAGGAAG TACCAGGAAGCTGAGCTTCTGAAGCACCTGGCAGAGAAGCGAGAACATGAGCGGGAGGTGATCCAAAAAGCCATTGAGGAAAACAACAACTTCATCAAGATGGCAAAGGAAAAACTGGCTCAGAAGATGGAGTCCAACAAGGAGAACCGGGAGGCCCACCTTGCCGCCATGTTGGAACGGCTGCAAGAGAAG GCGCCGCCTGCTGCGCGGTGA
- the STMN4 gene encoding stathmin-4 isoform X4, producing the protein MTLAAYKEKMKELPLVSLFCSCFLADPLNNSSYKYEADTVDLNWCVISDMEVIELNKCTSGQSFEVILKPPSFDGVPEFNASLPRRRDPSLEEIQKKLEAAEERRKYQEAELLKHLAEKREHEREVIQKAIEENNNFIKMAKEKLAQKMESNKENREAHLAAMLERLQEKDKHAEEVRKNKELKEEASR; encoded by the exons ATGACCCTCGCGG CCTACAAAGAGAAGATGAAGGAACTCCCGCTGGTGTCCTTGTTCTGCTCCTGTTTCCTGGCAGACCCCCTGAATAATTCATCCTATAAATATGAAG CAGACACGGTGGACCTGAACTGGTGTGTAATTTCCGACATGGAAGTCATCGAGCTGAACAAATGCACCTCTGGCCAGTCCTTTGAAGTCATCCTGAAGCCACCCTCCTTTGATGGGGTGCCCGAGTTCAATGCCTCCCTCCCCCGGAGGCGAGACCCATCGCTGGAAGAAATCCAGAAGAAACTGGAAGCGGCTGAGGAGCGAAGGAAG TACCAGGAAGCTGAGCTTCTGAAGCACCTGGCAGAGAAGCGAGAACATGAGCGGGAGGTGATCCAAAAAGCCATTGAGGAAAACAACAACTTCATCAAGATGGCAAAGGAAAAACTGGCTCAGAAGATGGAGTCCAACAAGGAGAACCGGGAGGCCCACCTTGCCGCCATGTTGGAACGGCTGCAAGAGAAG gaCAAGCACGCGGAGGAGGTGCGGAAAAACAAGGAGCTGAAGGAGGAGGCCTCCCGGTAA